A stretch of DNA from Pseudomonas sp. HN11:
TTTCGCGGTGGAAGCTATGTGCTGGTGCAAAAGTACCTGCACAACATGACGGCCTGGAACGGCCTGACGGTGGAGGCCCAGGAAAAGGTGATCGGACGTACCAAGCTGTCGGATATCGAATTGGACGAAGCGACCAAACCGAGCAATTCCCACAGTGCGCTGACGGTTATCACCGACAGGAACGGCGAAGAAGTGAAGATCCTGCGCGACAACATGCCTTTCGGCCGCCCCGGTGCCGGCGAGTTCGGCACTTACTTCATCGGCTATGCGCGCTCGCCGGAGCCTCTGGAGTTGATGCTGGAAAACATGTTCGTCGGCCGTCCGGTCGGTAACTATGACCGCCTGCTCGATTTCAGCACAGCGGTCACCGGTGGCCTGTTTTTCGTGCCTTCGGCCGACCTGCTGGAAGAGCTGGCCGAGCGTGAGCCACAGGCTTAAGCCAGCAACCCGCCGCTGACCGCCACAATCAGGAAGATTCCCAGCAACGCGCGATAGATCACAAATGGCCAGGTGGAGAACCGCTCCAAAAACTTCATCAGGCCCCAGATCGCAAAAAACGCCGAGATGCTCGCGACCACCAGGCCGAACAGCAAATGCGGCCAGGCATGCGCGGGCATATCGGCGTGCAGCAGTACCCACAGTTCCTTCAGGCCGGCGAGGGCGATGGCGGGCAAGCCGAGCAGGAAGGAGAATCGCGCGGCTTCCTCACGCTTGAAGTTGAGGAACAGCGCGGCGGTGAGGGTGGAGCCGGAACGCGAAACCCCCGGAATCAGCGCGCCAATCTGCGCAATACCCACGATCAACGCATCCCGCAGGCGCATCTCACTCATCTCGCGGGTGTGGCGTGCGCGCAGTTCGGCCACCGCCAGCAGCACGGCCATGACCACGCAGGATATGCCAATCACCATCAGCCCACGCAACGGCGAGTTGCAAGCGTTCAGGGTTGAAGACAGCGCCAGGCCGGCGATGCCGATGGGGAGGGTCGCCAGCACAATCGCCACCGCCAGCTTGAACCAGCGATCGTTGTAGTCACCCCGGCGCACCGCACCGATGCTGCCGGTCGTCACCTGGCGCACATCCCGCCAGAAGTAACTGACCACCGCCGCCAGCGCCGCCAATTGCATGGCCGCGGAAAACGCCGAGCCGGGGTCCTGCCAGCCGAGCAGGGCGGGCACCACGCGCATATGGGCGGTGGACGACACCGGTAGCAGCTCGGTAATGCCCTGGATCACGCCCAGGATGAAAATCTGCAGGTAATCCAGGGAGGCAAAACCCACGTCCAGGCCGGCGGTACAGGCGTTTGTCAAAATACGTGTCCTTGAAAGAGAGCGGCAATTTCGCGGAGTTTATTCGAAATGTTTCAGGGTTTCGGCAGAGGCAACACCTATTTGCAATCGGTTCAGCAAGTAGAAAGGTTGGCCGCACTCTTGGCCTGTCCACCGGTTTTGTGAACAATGGCGCCCTGTTTTTTTTCACCGAGAGTCTCATGCCCGAAGTCACCGTCGAATTGATCCAGACCGGCCCGGAGCACGCCGAGCTGATCCGCAATCTTTACCAGTACTACGCCTATGAATCATCGGACTGGGAACAGGAAGATGTCGAGGCTGATGGCCGTTTCTATATCCATGACGAACACTTGACCCGTTACTGGCAGGACCCGCAATGGAGCGCCAACCTGCTGTTGGTCGATGGCTATATCGCGGGTTTCCTGTTGATCGAAGGCAGCGAGCTACCGGGCATCGACGCCCTGGAGCTGGCCGATTTATTTGTCCTCAAGCGTTACCGCCGCAAAGGTATCGGGCGCGCCATCGCCAGCCAGGTACTGTGCAGCGGCGAGGCGGATTGGCTGGTGCGCTTCTACGATCAGGACGAAGTGTCCCAGGCGTTCTGGCGCACGGTGCTGGATAACCTGCCGCGCCCGGTGCAGACGATTGAGCTCGACGATGACCCGCAGTTGGTGAGTTACCTGATTACGCGGGCGGCGCTGCATTGAACGCCTGCTGCATCACCTGCGGCGGCTGCCCGAACGCCCTTAAAAACGCCTGGCGCATGCGCTCGCGATCACCAAACCCGGTTTCGCGGGCGACCACTTCGACCGGATGGCGACTGGTTTCCATCAGCGCCCGGGCGGCTTCTACCCGCAGGGACTCGACGGCCTTGGCCGGCGTCTGGCCGGTTTCCTCACGGAACACCCGACTGAACTGGCGCGGGCTCAGCCGGGCGACATCGGCCAGGGCTTCCACCGACAAGTCGTGGGTCAGGTTCTCGCGGGCGTAGGCCAGGGCCAGTTGCACGCGGTCCGATTTCGGGTCCAGCTCCAACAGCGCCGACAGCTGTGATTGCTCACTGCCCCGGCGCTGGGCAATCACCAGCTTGCGTGCAATGCGCCGGGCCAGATCGCTGCCCAGGTCGTTTTCAACCATTGCCAGTGCCAGGTCCACCCCGGCACTCATGCCGGCGCCGGTCCACACCTGGCCGTCCACCACGAACAGCTTGTCTTCTTCCAGGCGGATAGCCGGGTAGCGCTTGCGAAAGGCGGGCGCGTGAATCCAGTGGGTGGTGGTGCGCTTGCCCTCCAGCAAACCCGCTTCGGCCAGCACAAAGATGCCCATGCACAACGAGGCGACGCGCCGCGACTGAGCGGAGGCGGCCTTGACCCGTTCCAGCAGGTTGGCCTCCGGCAGGCGGAATTCCATATAGCCGCTGACGATTAGCGTGTCGTAGCCTTCGGCCCGAATAGGGGTGGTGTTCACCGAGAACCCTTGCGAGGCCATCACTGCGCCGCCGCTTTCCGACACCAGGTGAAATTCATAGGCCGGCTCGCCCCGCAACAGGTTCGCACATTCAAACACCGAGCCCACGCTGAGGCTCAGGCATTCGAAATTCGGGTAAACCAGTAGCGCAACGCTGTGCATCGTGTTTCTCCAGGGTGGCAGGGGAGCGGGGATTGTCGGCGGCTGGTGGGGAAACGGCAACTGCCATCGGGTCATGTCCGAAATCCTTGCGGATATGACGTTGTGAGGCGAGGTCCAGGCTTCTAAGCTTCAACCCACAGTCATCCCGAGGCACTCGACAATGAAAGTTTTGATGGTATTGACCTCTCACGATCAGTTGGGCAACACCGGCCGCAAGACCGGCTTCTGGCTCGAAGAGTTTGCCGCACCCTATTACGCGTTCAAGGACGCCGGCGCCGAGATCGTGCTGGCTTCACCGGCCGGTGGCCAGCCGCCGCTGGACCCGGTGAGCGACCAGCCGGACTTCCAGACCGAGCAGACCCATCGCTTCGCTGCCGACCCGGCTGCCCAGCTGGCCCTGGCCACCACGCTGAAACTGGACTCGGTCAACGCCGACGATTTCGATACCGTGTTCTACCCGGGCGGCCACGGCCCGCTGTGGGACCTGGCGGAGTCGCCGGTGTCGATTGCCCTGATCGAGTCCTTTGAGCGAGCTGGCAAGCCGATCGGGTTTGTCTGCCACGCACCGGGCGCCTTGCGTCATGTCAAGGCGGTCAATGGCGACCCGTTGGTCAAGGGTCGTCGCGTCACCGGGTTCTCCAACTCGGAAGAGGCGGCGGTGGAGTTGACTGATGTGGTGCCGTTCCTGGTGGAAGATGAATTCAAGAAGTTGGGCGGTCTTTATGAGAAAGGCGCTGACTGGCAATCCTTTGTCATCACAGATGGCCTGTTGATCACCGGGCAAAACCCTGGCAGTTCCAGTGACGTCGCTAAAGCCTTGCTGAAACTCACCGCTTAATTCAATAAACCGCTTCGTGCATTGGCGACTTGTAGAAGTCGCCAATGCTTTAGCGTGTCCAGAATTTGGAAATCTTTAAATGACTCACGATGTTTTAAGTACCCCCGTAAAGCTGGGCCACCATACACTGAACAACCGTATTGTCTTGCCGCCGTTGACGCGTCAGCGCAGCGCCCAACCGGGTGATATCGCGACCGAGTTGATGGCCGAGTATTACCGCCAGCGTGCCAGTGCCGGTTTCATGGTCAGCGAGGGCACGCAGATTGAGCCGCGTGGCCAGGGCTATGCCTGGACGCCGGGTATTTACACCCCGGCGCAGATCGATGGCTGGCGCAAGGTCACCGACGCGGTGCATGCCGAGGGTGGGGTGATCTTCGCCCAGTTGTGGCATGTGGGCCGGGTGTCCCATAACGCATTGCAGCCCGACGGCGCGGCACCGGTTGCACCGTCTGCGCTGCCGGCTCTGCAAGCCAAAGCCTTCATCGAAACGGCGCCGGGGGAGGGTGAGTTGAAGCAGCCGCCGGTGCCACGTGCGTTGGCCACGCAGGAGGTCAAGGAATTGGTCGGGCGATACGCCCAAGCGGCACGCAATGCGCTGGATGCGGGGTTTGATGGGGTGGAAATCCATTCGGCCAATGGCTACCTGGTGAACCAGTTCATCTCGGCGCATGCCAATCAGCGCGACGATGAATACGGTGGCTCGTTGGAAAACCGCTTGCGTTTCCTGCGCGAGATTGTTGAGGCGGTGAGTGCCGTGGTCGGGCCGGAACGCCTGGGGGTGCGCTTCTCGCCGTTGTTCAGCGGCACCGATCAGGACCGCGTGTACATCGGCCTGGTGGAAGACGACCCGCACCACACCTACCTCGAAGCGATCAAGGTGCTGGAAGCGTCGGGCATCGCCTACGTCTCCATCGCCGAAGCCGACTGGGACAACGCCCCGGTGTTGCCCGAATCATTCCGTCGCGCGGCGCGCGACACCTTCAGTGGACGGATCATCTATGCGGGCCGCTACACCGCTGAGCGCGGTGCTGCTCTGGTCAACGCGGGACTGGCGGATTTGATTGCGTTCGGGCGGCCGTTCATTGCCAACCCGGACCTGCCGCAGCGCATTTTCAATGGCTGGCCGTTGAATCCGTTGCGGGTGGACGGGATGTACGGCGGTGGTGCAGCGGGCTATATCGACTACCCCGCCTACTCAGACTGAGCCCCACCGCCTGTAGGCGCCGGCGGGCCTGTCTATTCGACTCGCAATACGATCTTGCCAATATGATCACCACCCTCCATCCGCGCATGGGCCTGGGCGGCGTCGGTGTATTCGTACACTTTGTCGATCATCGGCAGGCACCGCCCGGCGGCCAGCACCGGCCACACGTATTCGCGTAGCTGTTCGGCAATCGCGGCCTTTTCATCCTTGGTGCGTGCGCGCAACAGTGAGCCGGTGACCACCGCGCGTTTAGCAAGGATGCTCAGCAGATCGACATCGTTCGCCTTGCCGCCCCCGAGGAAGCCCAGCATCACCAAGTGACCGTCCATGGCCAGGGACTTGATGTTGTGGTTCAGGTAGGAGGCGCCCATGATGTCGAGGATCACGTTCATGCCTTCATCACCGGTCCTCTTGGCAATGACCTCGGCAAAGTCCTGCTCGCGATAATTGATCGGCTCGGCGCCCAGCTTGGCAATCGCAGCACATTTGTAGGCGCTGCCGGCGGTGGCGAAAGCCTGGATGCCGAACTCGCGACATAGCATCAAGGCGGTGGTGCCGATGCCACTGGTGCCGCCGTGGATCAGCACGCGCTGACCTTTGTGCGCGCCACCGAGGCCGAACAGGTTGGCCCACACGGTAAAGAAAGTCTCTGGCACGGCCGCCGCTTGAATCCAGTCCATGCCCTCCGGGACCGGCAGGGCCTGGGTGGCCGGTACGGCGCAAAATTGCGCGTAGCCGCCGCCATTGGTCAGCGCGCAGACCTTGTCGCCGACCGCGTACTCGCTCACGCCATCGCCCAGGGCGACGACTTCACCGGCCACTTCCAATCCTGGAATCGGGCTCATGCCGGGTTTCATCGGGTACTTGCCGGCGCGCTGCAGGGCGTCAGGGCGGTTGACCCCGGCGGCATGCACGCGGATCAGGATCTCGCCGGGACCTGCGACCGGCACATCGGCCCGGCGTGGTTGCAGCACTTCAGGCCCGCCTGGGGTGGTGATTTCGATCAGGGTCATTTCTTGAGGAAGCGTCATTTCAGATTACCTGCAGCGATGAGCGTATGGGTTGGGACCGTGTCGAGCGGTCGACGGTTCAGCATAATCATGCCCAGTTCCAGGGCCAGTGCGACCACGATGGCGCCTGCGGCGATCATGAACAGCAGCGCGTGCTGGCCGCCGCTGCTGTTGAACAGCGCCGAGTAGGCAAATCCGGACAGTGCCTGGAACGTCGCAAAGGACACGGTGGCGCGGCTCCATGCCACCTGTTGCTGATGATGGTTGGGCAGCAGTTCATGCACCCGCGCCAGTGCCAGCGGCACGATGCCCGGTGGGAAGGAGCCGAGGATCACGGCAAGCACCGCCAGGGCGGTAAATGAACCGGAAAACGGCAACAGGCCGATTGCAAGCGCCTGCACCGCCAGCACCACGCGGATGCTCCAGCGTGCTCCGAGTTTGTCGGCGAGGAAACCATAGGTGACCGGGCCCACAATCGCCCCCAGGCCGTACATCACCCAGATCATTGCACCGATATGCGCACCGTCGCCCAGCCCGCGGGCCACGTAATCCACCAGGAACACCATCGCCGGCACCAGGCCCGCGGCCATGAAGGCGTATTGAGCGAACAACAGGTAAACGCCGGAAGGCATCCGTGCCGAGGTGTCCGAGGGTGCCAATGCTTCATGCTGCGTGCCAGCGGGCCAGGCGAACCAACTGGCCGCCGTCAGGACCAGCGCCAACAGGCCGAGGCCAAACCAGGTCTGTTGCAGACCCAGGCTCAACAGCGGGGGTACGAGCGTGCCGGAGCCGGCAATGCCCAGGCCAATCCCCAGGAATATTGCACCACTGGCCAGGCCGCGTCGTGCCGCCGGAACATGCGGCAGTACGGTGGCGGCCACCAGCACCATGATTGCGCCACCGGCAATTCCGGACAGCAGGCGCCAGGCGAAGAACCACACCACCGACAGCGGGAACCCGCAGGCAAAGAACGCCAGTGTCACCGCCACCATCATGATGCGCAGGGCGGTTTTGTTGGAGGTGCGCTGGGCGATGGGTCGGCCGATCAGCGCACCGATCAGGTAGCCCACCAGGTTCGCGGCACCGAGGTAGACCACGTCATTCGCCGAAAACCACTGAGCCTGGATCAGCGTTGGAATCAGCGGTGTATAGGCGAAGCGTGCCAGGCCGATGCTGACCAGGCTGGCGCACAGGCCGGCGAAGATGGGAAGCCAGATTGAGCGGCGCAGTGATGCGTGAGTGTCGAGCATGATGGCAGTCCTGGGTATTTTTCTCTGGCGCCCAGCATATCCAGGTTTATTGATGCAATAATGCTGCGATTACACGGCGCACTGATGCATATATGCAGCAATGGGGGCAGGCATGAATTGGGATGATGCCCGGGTCTTTCTGGCAGTCTGCCGCGAATCAACGCTGCGCGGCGCCGCACGGATACTGGGTGTGGATCAGGCCACGGTGGGTCGACGGATCAACGCCCTGGAGAAGTCCTTGAGCGCCACCTTGTTCCTGCGCACGTCCGAGGGCTATGCGCTGACGGCAGTGGGCGAGGCTGCCTTGCTTTCGGTGGAAAAAATGGAGCGTTCGGCCCTCGACCTGGAGCGTCAGATCCAGGGCCTGGATGCCCGCCTGACCGGCACCGTGCGCGTCAGTACCACCGACTCTCTGGCCATCGACTTTTTGATCCCGGCCATCGCTTGCCTACATCGCAAACACGCCGACGTACGCGTGCAACTGGATGCCTCCACCCAGATCCTCAGCCTGGCCAAGCGCGAGGCTGACATTGCCGTGCGCAATACCCGCCCCGACAACCCCGACCTGATCGCCCGGCGCATTGCCCGTTGGCCGGTCGGGCTGTTCGCATCGCAAGGCTACATCGACCGCCACGGCTTGCCTGCGCCGGGTAGCCTGTTCGAAGGCCACGACCTGGTGGTGTACCAGCCCTACCTGCAAACCCAGAAAGACCTGACCCTGGTTTCTGAACCCCTGGGACGCGGGCGCATTGTCGCGGCCTTGAGTTCCAGCCTGCTGGTGCGTCGCTCCATTGCCGCCGGCATCGGCATCGGCGAGATTCCGGTGTACACCGGCGAACGTGACGGCCTGGTGCGCCTCTGGCCCGAGCGCACCCGGCCGCTGCCGTACGACGTGTGGCTGGTGACCCACGCCGACCTGCGCCATACCGCACGGGTGCGGGTGGTGATCGATGAGATCGTCGCGGCCTTTGCCGGCACTGGGGACTGAGTTCAGCACAGGCTTGCAAGCGTGGGTGTGCCTTGATCGACACAATGGGCCTTTGTGTCAACCAACCGAGAGCACGTATGAACGAATCAAAACGTCAGGACCTGGGACTGTTGTTTCTGCGGGTCAGTGGGGCATTGTTCCTGCTGTGGGTACATGGCTTGCCCAAATTGCTCAACTACAGCGAACAATTGAAGCTGATCGAAGACCCCTTCCATCTGGGCGCGTCGATCACGCTGCTGCTGGCAATCTTCGCCGAAGTGCTGTGCCCGCTGCTGATCATCACCGGGGTGTTCGTGCGCTTGGCGTGCTTGCCGATCCTGGCGGTACTGTTGATCGCGATGCTGGTGGTGCACCCGGAATGGACGCTGCTCGAAGGGCAGTTCGGCTGGTTACTGCTGATTATTTTCACCAGCGTGTTGATCGCCGGGCCGGGGCGACTGGTCCTGAGCCAGCGTTTTCCTTGAGCAAAAAAAGGCCGGGCAAGCCCGGCCAAATAAGGAGAGGGTGGTTCAGGTGTTTCAGCGGTTCAGGAACGCCAGCAGGTCTTCATTCAACTGCTGCGCATGGGTCACGGCAAACCCGTGGGGGGCGTCCTTGTAGACTTTCAACTCGGCACCCTTGATCGAGGCGGCGGCCACTTTGCCGGTGGTCTCGAACGGAACGATCTGGTCGCCGTCACCATGGATGACCAGGGTCGGCACATCGATCTTGGTCATGTCTGGGCGGAAGTCGGTTTCGGAGAACACAGTGACGCAATCCACTGTCGACTTGAGCGAGGCCAGCAGCGCCACTTGCAAGGTCTGGGTCAGCACGCCTTCGGAGACTACCTGGCCTTTGTTGGTGCCGTAGAACGGGGCGTTGAAATCGCTGATGAATTGCGCGCGGTCTTTCAGCAGGCCTGCCTTGATGCCATCGAAAACTTCGGTGGGCACACCTTGCGGGTAGTCCGGTTTCTGGCCGAACAGCGGCGTCACCGCGCCCAGCAACACCAGGCCGGCCACGCGCGCGCTGCCATGGCGTGCGATGTAGCGCGCGACGTCGCCGCCGCCCATGGAAAAGCCCACCAGGGTCACGTCCTTGAGGTCCAGGTGCTCGATCAACTGGGCGATATCATCGGCGAAGGTGTCGTAGTCGTTGCCTGTCCACGGCTGGTCCGAACGTCCGAAGCCACGGCGGTCGAACGCGATGGTGCGAAAGCCACGGCTGCTCAGGTATTCCATCTGGTATTCCCACATGTCGGCATCCAGCGGCCAGCCATGGCTGAACAACACAGGTTTACCGCTGCCCCAGTCCTTGAAGTAGATCTGGGTACCGTCTTTGGCAACGAATGTGCTCATGGAAAACTCCTTGGGTCAGGTGAAAAAAGGCGTACCTTCACTATTTGGTGTAAGGCGTACGCCGGGCTTGTACGGGTGTGCTGGGTTCGCTCTACCAGCTGAATTTAAGCTCGACGCCCAGGTAGTTACTGTCATCGCCGCCAGCATCACGCAGGGTCTGACCTACATCGTAATGGACAGCTTCGACGGCGCCGGTGAGGTTGGGGCTGAACACATAATCGGTGCGCAGTTGCGCATAGGCGCCGGTCCAGCGATCACCCCTGCCGGCGGTGCCGGCGACCGGCAGATTAGGCTGGGTGTACACCGCGTCACTGGTGGTTTGACGCCAGAGCAGGCCGATGGCGGTTTGCACGCTGAGCTTGTCGATCGGTTTGACTGTGATTGACGGCTTGACGTGAATCAGGTTGCTGTAGCCGGTATAGCCCGCCAGGGAAAAGTAGTACCCGTTGGGGAACAGCGGGTTGAACGTACCGACGGTACCATCCCCGGTTTTACGGTCGCCGGAGGCGATGTCCAGTTGCAGGCCCACGCGCGGTTTCCAGGCCAGGCTGTCGAAGGTGTAGCCGGTGCGGCTGCCCCCGGCCCAGGCGCGGATGTCCTTGCTGCCGACCGAACCGCTTTGCAGCATCGCTTCGATGTCCCAGTCAAAGCCCATGGCCGCGCCGCCCAGGCGTGCGTCGAACAAGTGTCGGGTTTCGTCGCCGTCCGCGTCCAGGTAATGCGCCGCGCTGCGCTCATACACGCCGTAGTAGGCCGACAACTCGTTTTTGCCGCCCACCAGCCGCTCCACGCGGACCATATGGAAACGCGCGTCGCTGTTGGATTTGTCGTCGAAGTGCCGACCGTCCTGATACTGCACCGGCTGGCTGGCAATCCCGATGAAACGCCAGTTGGATGTCTCCCAGTCGGCCCACAGCGCATCGAAGGATTGCCGCACATTCGGCCCGTCCCGCGATGAGATGAAGCGTTGCAGGTCGAAGGCGAAATCCTGACGTCCGACACGGGTCTTGAGTGTACCGCTGCTGAAGGTATTCACGTATTCGGCAAAGGCCAGTCGCAGGTCAACGCGGTTCTGGTCGGCGCCGCCAATCGTGGTTTTATCGTAGGCACGCACATCTTCGAGTTGGGTGAATACCCGCCAGTTTTCGTTCAGGTGCAGGTCGGCATGCACCTGAAAGCGCTGGATCAGGTAGCGGTCACGTTTCACGTTGCGTACACCGAAGCCGCTGGCGTCGTTCATTTCGAAACGTTCGCGCAGCGTTGCGCCCAGGGACAGATAGGTCAACGGGTCGGCACTCGACAACGGGATGTACTTCAAGCTGTCCAGCGGCTGCGTGCGCAGCGCCGGGTCCTGCAGCACCGACCAATCTTCCTGCCAGCGGTTGGCCTTGATGGCCGGACGCGTTGCTTGCTCGTCGGCGTGGACGCTGCCGGCGAGCAGCGGCCACAGCACGGCCAGGCCCCAGCCTGTGCGACGGGTCATTTTACTGCGATGAGTTGATGGATCTCCGCGACGTAGCCGCCTGGGAATTCGACCAACGCACTGCGACGGCCTTTGCTGTCGAACGCGGGCACCAGCACTGTGGCGCCAGAGCCGGTGGCCTTGCCCAGAGTGGCCTTCAGGTCCTCCACTTGATAGCCGGTGGTCTCATGGCCGAACGGGTAGGGCAGTTGGCCGTTGGTGACCAACACCGCCATGCGTCCGAACGGCGACTCGATTTCGACACGACGATAGTGACCGTTGGGTTGACCGATATCTACACCATGGGCCTGTTTGTCATCGACCAGGACTTTGCCGTGGGAGAAACCGAGGAACGCTTTGATGAAAGCCTCGGCCCGGTCGGGGCTGAGGTACACGCGGTTTTCCGGTACGGTCTGGAACGCTGCGTACTCCGGGGTCTTGGTGTGCCAGTAGAGCTGCATGTTCACGCCGCCTGGCCATTGCACCACCGCGTCACGTCCGATCGGGTCGGGAAAGTCGCTGACGATCACCGCCGCGCCGTTTTCGCGGGCGGCCTTGAGGGCGGCGTCCATGTCCTTGACCAGGTAGCCGTTGCGCTCCAGGCCGAAGGGGTACGGGATCGGCGTGGTGAAACCAAACAATGACACCGTGCCCGCCGGAGTCTGCAGCAATTGCGAGGTGGTGCTGCTTGGCACCGGCAGTACATTCACCACCACTTGGTCTGTGCTTTTGCCGCCGAAGGTAGCCAGGAAACTCTGGGCAAACCGGTCGACATCTGCCGGTGCCACATACACGTGGCTGGTGTCGTACTGTGGCGCCACGGCCACCGCAGGTGTTGCCGCAAAGGCACTGCCCATTATCTGCGCGGCCAGCAATGTCAGTGCCAGGGAAACCTTCACTCGTTTACACATGCCCACTCTCCAGCACTTTTAAGCGTGATCGAAAGTCACGATCTTAGGGGCAGGGCCGTGGGGCCGATTGTATGCACGTGCTTGGTTGAGCGTTTCAAGGTCGCTGCGGTTTTACCGATGTACCGAAGGTATTGCCCATGCGCACGCCGGTCGCCGCGGGCGTCGACAGACCCAGGGTATTGGGCAGCCTTTTCTCGATGGAAATGTTCTGCGCCTCACGGTTCTTCTTCGCCGCCTTGGCCGCGTTCGTGTCATTGCCCATCTGTTGGCTCAGGCAGCCATAGTCGGGTGCCTTGTAGCCATCCACCGTGACTTCGGGGCAGCCGCTGGCGTGGGCCAGCCAGGGCAAGGTAGCACTGAGCAACAACGCGGTGAGGGTCGGTAAACGTTTCATCAGTGGCCTCCTGGCGGGGCCCTGGAGCGGCCCGTCATGGCGTGCAAGTCTAGTGCAGCGTGCGTCTCATCACCGTGATGTTTTTTTTGCTATCACCGTAACATCAGGTTCATAAACTGGCCTCAGGATGACGGTTTTCTAGGGCGCGTCGGCCGTGCAGCGATGCAGAGCAGGGGGTGAGCAGCGAGTCTGGAGGCGCGTCATGTGCGCCCTGGTCTTGCTATTGCTGCTGGCCGGCGGTCGCACGGCGCAGGCAGAGTCACCGCTGCTGTCGCTGAATTTGCCGGCGCAAGACCTGGAACACGCACTGCAAGCCTATAGCCGCGCCACCGGGATGGCGGTGCTGGTGGACCGCGAGTTGACGCGGGGCCGGCGTTCCATTGGGGTACGCGGGCGCTTTACGGCACAAGAAGCACTGGCGATGTTGCTGACAGGGAGTGGCCTGATGGCACGTTATGCACGCAGCGATGCGTTTACCTTGCAGACCCCGCAGGTCAGTCAGCCGCCTGCTATTCGTGGTGCGGCAGCACGCCCCGCCACGCGGATCAACAACAGTTACGCGACGGCGTTACAGCAAGCCATCGAGACCAGCCTGTGCCGTTCGCCGCTGACCCGGCCCGGCAGTTTTCGGGCCTTGGTGCAGGTGTGGGTCAACCCGGAAGGGGTGATAGAGCACAGCCGGCTGGTCAGCTCCACCGGCGATGAACAACGCGATGAAGCACTGGTGCGCAGCCTGAGCGCGGCCCGGGTCCAACGCCCGGCGCCAAGTTCACTGCGCCAACCGGTGACTTTACTTTTGATGCCTGACACAACAGGAACACGCATGGAATGCACAGCAGCGAAAGGAGCCTGGGGCGGATGAAAAATACCGGGCACAGTACGATGGTCAGCCTGTTCCTGGCCTCCTACGAAGACTTCAAGGTGCGTTTGCGCAAGCGCCTGGGCTCGGAAGACCTGGCCAACGACGTGCTGCACGAAACCTACCTGCGGGTCGACCGCATGGACGTGCCGCCCAACCTGCAACAGCCCAACGCCTACTTGTACCGCATGGCTCTGAACATCGCCGCCGACCGCCGCCAGGCCGACGCGCGCCTGCTCACCGGCAGCGAAGTGGAAGAGCTGCTGCAAAGCGCCGACGAAGCCCAGGACCCGTCACGGGTGGTGGGCGGCCAGAAAGAAATCCAATCCCTGGTCAAGGCGCTTTACGAACTGCCGGCACGCCGGCGCAAAATCCTTATCGCCGCCCGTCTGGAAGAGGCTCCACACTTGGAGATCTCCCAGCGTTTCGGCATTTCCACGCGCATGGTCGAAAAAGAAATCAAGGCCGCCCTGGGCTACTGCGCCAAGCGCCTGGAAAGAAAAGTGATTCAGCGGTTCGGTCCCGGCGCCGGAAAACCGTCTTAGTGTCGAGTCCCTGATAAATCCGTGAGTACGTGCGCGCTTGAATATTTTTAGCCTCTCCACCGCTCGGTCATCCGCCGCCAGCCCCCTGCACGATGAAGCCCGCGACTGGCTGCTCCTGCTGACCTCGGGCCGCGCCACCGTGGCCGATGCCAAGGCGCTCAAAGCCTGGTGCGC
This window harbors:
- a CDS encoding secretin and TonB N-terminal domain-containing protein, producing the protein MCALVLLLLLAGGRTAQAESPLLSLNLPAQDLEHALQAYSRATGMAVLVDRELTRGRRSIGVRGRFTAQEALAMLLTGSGLMARYARSDAFTLQTPQVSQPPAIRGAAARPATRINNSYATALQQAIETSLCRSPLTRPGSFRALVQVWVNPEGVIEHSRLVSSTGDEQRDEALVRSLSAARVQRPAPSSLRQPVTLLLMPDTTGTRMECTAAKGAWGG
- a CDS encoding RNA polymerase sigma factor → MKNTGHSTMVSLFLASYEDFKVRLRKRLGSEDLANDVLHETYLRVDRMDVPPNLQQPNAYLYRMALNIAADRRQADARLLTGSEVEELLQSADEAQDPSRVVGGQKEIQSLVKALYELPARRRKILIAARLEEAPHLEISQRFGISTRMVEKEIKAALGYCAKRLERKVIQRFGPGAGKPS